A genomic region of Caenorhabditis elegans chromosome V contains the following coding sequences:
- the Y59A8B.26 gene encoding Glycine-rich cell wall structural protein (Confirmed by transcript evidence) — MNSIFYLLALIACVANFGFSQDLPAPEVPEIPEVPDVGAITDQVKVEAVLELVTGLLATVLELVTSLASSVGGVAGGATGSLGAVTGVVDGVTGTVGDLTGGLGGATGGATGALGGLTGTVGGLTNALGGATGGLGGLSGILGGATGGATGALGGLTGTVGGLTNALEGATGGLGGLSGILGGATGGATGALGGLTGTVGGLTNALGGATGGLGGLSGILGGAAGGATGGLGGITGNVGQVAGAIPNVPAVPAVGIAA; from the exons ATGAATTCCATCTTCTACCTTCTCGCCCTCATCGCCTGTGTTGCAAACTTTGGATTCTCACAGGATCTTCCAGCTCCAGAAGTTCCAGAAATTCCAGAAGTTCCAGATGTTGGAGCCATT ACTGATCAAGTGAAAGTGGAAGCTGTGCTGGAATTGGTGACTGGGCTTTTGGCAACCGTGCTTGAACTTGTGACATCATTGGCTTCCTCAGTTGGAGGAGTTGCTGGAGGAGCCACAGGAAGTCTTGGAGCAGTCACCGGAGTAGTGGACGGAGTAACAGGAACAGTTGGAGATCTTACTGGAGGTCTTGGAGGAGCCACAGGAGGAGCCACCGGAGCTCTCGGAGGATTAACTGGAACCGTCGGAGGTCTTACTAACGCTCTGGGAGGAGCAACAGGAGGTCTTGGGGGTCTATCTGGCATTCTTGGAGGAGCCACAGGAGGAGCCACCGGAGCTCTCGGAGGATTAACTGGAACCGTCGGAGGTCTTACTAACGCTCTGGAAGGAGCAACAGGAGGTCTTGGGGGTCTATCTGGCATTCTTGGAGGAGCCACAGGAGGAGCCACCGGAGCTCTCGGAGGATTAACTGGAACCGTCGGAGGTCTTACTAACGCTCTGGGAGGAGCAACAGGAGGTCTTGGGGGTCTATCTGGCATTCTTGGAGGAGCTGCAGGAGGAGCCACCGGAGGTCTCGGAGGAATTACTGGAAATGTTGGACAAGTTGCTGGTGCGATTCCAAATGTCCCTGCAGTTCCAGCAGTAGGAATTGCTGCCTAA
- the Y59A8B.26 gene encoding DUF148 domain-containing protein (Partially confirmed by transcript evidence), translated as MNSIFYLLALIACVANFGFSQDLPAPEVPEIPEVPDVGAITDQVKVEAVLELVTGLLATVLELVTSLASSVGGVAGGATGSLGAVTGVVDGVTGTVGDLTGGLGGATGGATGALGGLTGTVGGLTNALEGATGGLGGLSGILGGAAGGATGGLGGITGNVGQVAGAIPNVPAVPAVGIAA; from the exons ATGAATTCCATCTTCTACCTTCTCGCCCTCATCGCCTGTGTTGCAAACTTTGGATTCTCACAGGATCTTCCAGCTCCAGAAGTTCCAGAAATTCCAGAAGTTCCAGATGTTGGAGCCATT ACTGATCAAGTGAAAGTGGAAGCTGTGCTGGAATTGGTGACTGGGCTTTTGGCAACCGTGCTTGAACTTGTGACATCATTGGCTTCCTCAGTTGGAGGAGTTGCTGGAGGAGCCACAGGAAGTCTTGGAGCAGTCACCGGAGTAGTGGACGGAGTAACAGGAACAGTTGGAGATCTTACTGGAGGTCTTGGAGGAGCCACAGGAGGAGCCACCGGAGCTCTCGGAGGATTAACTGGAACCGTCGGAG GTCTTACTAACGCTCTGGAAGGAGCAACAGGAG GTCTTGGGGGTCTATCTGGCATTCTTGGAGGAGCTGCAGGAGGAGCCACCGGAGGTCTCGGAGGAATTACTGGAAATGTTGGACAAGTTGCTGGTGCGATTCCAAATGTCCCTGCAGTTCCAGCAGTAGGAATTGCTGCCTAA